The Arachis ipaensis cultivar K30076 chromosome B05, Araip1.1, whole genome shotgun sequence nucleotide sequence NNNNNNNNNNNNNNNNNNNNNNNNNNNNNNNNNNNNNNNNNNNNNNNNNNNNNNNNNNNNNNNNNNNNNNNNNNNNNNNNNNNNNGAATCTAGTTAATTATCGTTCTTGTAATAAACTTactgtttatttttttaaatgcagTGACTTCCATGATATTTTCGATGTTGATTGGTTCATTTCTTCTCTTGCAAAAGATGTTACCATTGTCAAAAGGGTCCCCGATAAGTTCATGCGATCAATGGAGAAACCTCCATATACAATGCGCGTCCCAAGAAAATCTGAACCTGAATATTATCTGGATCAAGTTTTGCCAATACTGTTGAGACGACAGGTATGGTCCCATTACCTATTGTAATAGATACTTTTTTTAATACTATTATTTTGCTAGAAGTTCTTTTGTTTCATTGAAATGACTTTCATGAGGAAACTATATTAATTGGTTGCCAGTTTACTGGATGTCTTTATTAAGTTGAATGCACTAACTAACATTTGGGATATTTTTGCAGGTAGTGCAATTGACAAAGTTTGACTATAGACTAGCAAATAACCTTGATGAGGAACTACAAAAACTACGTTGCCGAGTTAATTATCATGCACTGAGGTTTACAAAACCTATAGAAGAAATAGGTCAAAAAATTGTTATGAGAATGCAGAAGATGGCACACCGTTATATAGCAGTCCACTTGAGGTATCTGATTTTTCCTGTTTAGTAATTTCTTAGTGTTCTTGGTAAGGAGACAAGCTTGTATTGGTTGTGAAAGGCGAAAATCATTGTAATTCTTTCAACAAAAGTAAAAAAGCTTTATTCCACTAGGTGGGGTTGATTACGTGGATTAAATAGAAAATGTTGAATTATTACTTCTACTTTGAGTTATTAAGGAAGTGGACGAGTGAAATTCAACTTTATCATGCAATTTATTGGAGTTAATAACAaactttattgttctttcattaTGAAATGGGAAATGGAATAAATGAATAAAGACTTAAAATGAAATGTTTGGATTCTCATAGCACCATTTACAACTGATATATGACAGGTTTGAACCAGATATGCTGGCATTTTCACGTTGTTATTATGGTGGCGGAGAAAAAGAGAAACATGAGCTTGGTGAAATAAGAAAAAGGTGGACAACACTACCAGTAAGACTACAATCCTTTTGACATTTAATGATAAACACTTGTCCATTCAACTAGCAGAATTATGCTGTTTTGTCTTTTCTTAATACTTGCTGAATTTATTAAGCAGTTGAAAACATTCATACATTGTTTATTTATGCATATCCTAAATGAGCCATTGCTTCATGATAATACAGGATTTAAGTGCTGATGGAGAGCGAAAGCGAGGGAAATGTCCTCTTACTCCTCATGAAGTAGGGTTAATGCTGCGGGCACTTGGTTTTACAAATAACACATACCTCTATGTTGCATCAGGTGAAATATATGGTGGGGATGAAACTATGCAACCCCTGAAGGATCTTTTCCCTAACATCTACACGAAAGAGATGCTTGCCGATGAAGAGTTGAAACCTTTCCTTCCCTTCTCTTCCCGCCTTGCTGCTATAGACTACATTGTTTGTGATGAAAGCAATGTATTTGTCACCAATAACAATGGTAATATGGCCAAGATTATTGCAGGTAGAAGGTAAATATAAATTTACTTTGATTCCTTCGTTTTATTAATTTACTACATTACATAGACTTCTTAATTCTGGATAACAAAAGTGATTATCATTAACAAAAGTAAGAATGCTGGGCTAAAAAAACAATGTTCAGCAGCATCAAATCGTACTTAAGTGTGAGCTGTCAGTGATTAGATTCAAATGAGGACTTTTTGTTTTTTGGGGGGATAGCATGAACCAAACCTTCAACAGGGGATCGTAAGGCTGAAGAGAACGTTGGGGATGATGAGAGAAATAACGGCTGCAATGTGGATCTTTTGAATTACAATTAGTTAAGGAGTGCCACAAATATGATTATTCTGTCATAAAATGCTGTTACTTTTGATGCATTATTCACTTTCGATGGAAAACAGGTGGGAGAACTGTAACTTTTTTAAGTTTGTAATTTTGGCAGTCATGTAGAAAATTAGGGATGTAAAAAGTCTGAAAGTACAAGTCAGTCCACACAATGCATCTCATAactgaaaatttgaatttgaataagaAGCTCAATGGATTGTAGATTTACAACTCCTGCTTTAAAATCTCTAGTTATTCTCGCCCACATGTACTTCAGTGGGTTATAGATTTTTTACAGCTCTTCCAATTTTGTTGGTTTACTTGTTATCATGCTTCCAATAAACTTTTCATTGCATTTGTAATAGGAGATACATGGGTCACAAGAGAACCATTAGACCAAATACAAAGAAGCTCAGCTCTCTGTTTATGGCAAGGCATAAGATGGACTGGGACACCTTTGCCAAAAAGGTTAAGTCATGCCAGAGAGGATTCATGGGAGAGCCAGATGAGATGAGACCTGGACGAGGAGAGTTTCATGAATATCCTGCCTCGTGTATTTGTGAAAGAACATCTGTGGATGAATTTGCCAGAGATGGATACCGGCCTCAGGCAAATCTGACTGGAAAAGCTTAATTCACCGTGAAGGGAACAAGGGTCTGCACGCTATTAAGGTGAATAGAATTTTGGACCAGGGAGGTTATTAGGTGAGGAAAAATGTTCCCCACACGCTTTGTTATCAGTATCGTTGTGCTGATGGAAGTTGCAATACTACGGCAATCCCGTCTCACTTTAACCCACTGACTTGAAGATCACCAGGGGGATCAAGTGGTTGGTTGATAGCCAAGTTTGGATCCTGAAGACATCAAATACGTTGCAAATGTTGATAGATAAATGCCCAAGTGTAAATTGTATCTAAGCCCTTTAGTGTCGTTTGTCTTGCAACCTGATTTAGTTTCTCTAATTTTCTATCAATCAATTCTAAGTTGAATTAAAGCCAATTTTGCATGTCCGTCCTGAAGCACAGGCCAATGTCAACGGTAACATCTAGAAATTTTATTAAGGAAAACTGGAAAGCCATGCTAAGAAAGCATAAACCGATAAATTAATAGAACACATATGGTGAAAAGGTTACATTGGTTCTTATTTATATTCActaaaatatctcatttttcccGCGTGAATATCAATAAAGACGAAGAAATTCTCAGCCTTAAAGCAGAAAAGGTGCAAAGCGTAAAACTGGATCGGCCAGCAATCAGCAAAGGAAGTGGTTACTGCGCAGAACACGTTATCATTCCATCATAAAAACTCTACAGACGAGTACGGAGAAATTCCATATACAGTGCCAGAAAACTTGGAGGGGGGTCAAGTCATACTTAAATATAAGACTAAAAATCAATATGACCATCTATTAGACTAGTCTGCCTAAAGTTTCAAAGGAAGCAATAATTTTCATTCATTCCTAAATTCCTATTATAAATATACACATCTATGCTGGGTGTGTCCATCATCTTATCACGGGTCGCCATTTTAACTGAGATTCGCGTCATTGCATGTTTTTCCCCTTTCAACCCTAGTTATTACCTGTTACAGTTGAGCAACGAAATAAGATGAAAAAACGACCCATCCATCAGTGATGAACATAATAAAATACTAATATATGGATTATACCTTTAGAGGCATTACGATTATGTGAAACCGACGGAATCTTTGATATGATTAAAGAGCTCTGCAATCCTTCTAATAGCTGTCAACAAGTCAACCACCACATCAGGTTCAAAAGGAGGGGCCACATATATATTCGTTTTAAAGTTAGTCCATACGCTTGGTAAAAGTCAAGACAAgattgttatattagacatgcaACCGTGTACATAGTTCAGTGATAGAACTTACTCTTGACGTTGGTTGGATCCTGCGATTGGATCTACGAGGCTGCTCAATGGCATCAGAAGTTGATTTAATGGGGTCATTTGAAGGCTTTTCGGTCTCACCCTTACCCAACTTGCCACCAGCAGGTGCAAGTTTTCCTTTACTCGCTCTTGATGTGGATGTCTTTTTAGCAGGAACAGCATCTGTTGAAGTTGCCAGTGATGAAAATAATATTGGACCCTGTGTAGCTCCATCCGTAGTGTAGGGTGCTTTTTCCAACTGATTTTCACCATGCGATGCATTCTTGAAATGAGTTGAATCTTTGATCCTTTCTGTATGACCTGGTAGATCACTGCTAAGAGAAGAAGCACTTGATGGATTGTCTTTTGGTGGGATTGCTCTACCAAATGCACTATGTGGTCTCCCTGACCTAGAAGTCTTGGGCTTGGAGTCGGCTCCTAGTCTCTCTCTGGTATCATTTTTGGAACTATTTTTCCACCCTCGGGGTCCTGAACTTTGAGGTGGCATCAAGAAATTTGCAAGTTTAACCGAATCATTTTTATCACTAATCTTACTCTCTTGTGCAACATAATGCTTGCTTACTTCCATAAATTTCCTTTTCTTCCCAGGTTTAGGAACACCAAAAATCACCTTAGAACCTTCTTTCTGAAGACCAGTCCTTGCAGTTCTGTGTGTATccaatttattttcattcttgctGCTGTTACCTATGTTAAACACTTTCTCATTTTCAGTCAAATTAAGTAATCTCAACCCATCAGAATTTGATGACTCCGTAGCATCAATACTCTTTGACATATTGTCTTGTCCATTAACATCTGCAGGATTACTGAGTTTAGGTCTTTTTTCATTAGGCGTATCACCCTGTGTGCAAAATGTACAACTTAGTAAAGACAGGCATGTAGGTAAGCTGAGAGCAGCAGAAGGAACTAAAAAGTACCTCATGCGTAGAACTAATAGTTGCTACCACCTTAGAAGACTCGATCCATTTTCCTTCTTTCCAGATAAGGGATGGACGTAGATGCCAAGCTCTGACAACTGTTGTTTCTCCACTAGCTGCAGAAGATCAAGCAGAATTATATTTCCttaaacaacaaaaaatataaataaccactatcaaatcaaataatatacaTACCAGGAAAGTGAACGGTGAACGTTTTTTCATCTTTCTTGTTCTTTTCTGTGATTACTCCTTCCCACCAGCTGATAAATGAGCCACCAAACATAGAACTTTAACATCCATATTCATCTTCCTCAGTTATTTATTTAACGGTTGCAGACATAGATCTTTTAAGTTCAGAGAAAAGGGAAATTCCCTAGAAATTTTAAGCAATAACATCTATTTCACTGTTTGGAATTTATCTAATTAGTGTCATCTCTCTCACTCACCATGTCTCTCTTCCTCATTAAAAAACCCCATTCCATAAGCTAATCAAACTCACTAACACCAAGAATATCACCAAGAATATCGCATAAGAAATCAATAGTGAGCAATTGGGGATATTATATTTTATCCATACACCATAACAGTGTAAAGTATAGAACTCATCGGTAATAAATAACTAAATAGAACGAAATTGTAGGCAACTATACCTTTCTTGTACCCAAGCATCTACTTTATCCCCAACAGACCATGCATAATCTCCCAAAGCTGCCCTACGTCTCTTCCTAGTTCCTTCATAATGTAAACTAGTGAGAGGACGAGCAGCCCGTATTCTGGGGGGTTTGTCGCCTTCAGCTTCGAGAGAAACCCATTCCTTCAAGGGCCCGGCACCTAGAAGACAGCACTTCCTTTTAAATTTGTATCACGTTGTTAACAGTAATTAGAAGTTAAAAACACAATTGGTAGATATATAAATGAATAATGGCCAGTGATTCATTACATCCAACATGTATACATCCAATTGGTTAACTAATCTTTTTTCAACATAAATATTTTATCAACAAcccaattatttaattt carries:
- the LOC107643048 gene encoding uncharacterized protein At1g04910 — its product is MGVGVGKAWRFSLLWTNLALSSQPNTKTKHVCWRSNTTPFHHRKPIWRSMLCWFMLFGLGIVSLLTGHMASDLEWYSQHRTFYSALDGSYRSPIDIWESQYSKYFYGCSERGRRFAPAVSEQMSNGYLLIATSGGLNQQRTGITDAVVVARILNATLVVPELDHQSYWKXXSDFHDIFDVDWFISSLAKDVTIVKRVPDKFMRSMEKPPYTMRVPRKSEPEYYLDQVLPILLRRQVVQLTKFDYRLANNLDEELQKLRCRVNYHALRFTKPIEEIGQKIVMRMQKMAHRYIAVHLRFEPDMLAFSRCYYGGGEKEKHELGEIRKRWTTLPDLSADGERKRGKCPLTPHEVGLMLRALGFTNNTYLYVASGEIYGGDETMQPLKDLFPNIYTKEMLADEELKPFLPFSSRLAAIDYIVCDESNVFVTNNNGNMAKIIAGRRRYMGHKRTIRPNTKKLSSLFMARHKMDWDTFAKKVKSCQRGFMGEPDEMRPGRGEFHEYPASCICERTSVDEFARDGYRPQANLTGKA